Proteins found in one Carassius auratus strain Wakin chromosome 12, ASM336829v1, whole genome shotgun sequence genomic segment:
- the LOC113111448 gene encoding ubiquitin thioesterase zranb1-B-like: protein METDGYDNRGAGANLNTDDDITVTFMPLVDSERKLLQIHFLSAQEMGSEEQQERLLRDWLDCCVTDGGMLAALQKSSRRRHHPLITQMLEQWLDGYRQMHPCPTLSDEEDEEDDEDE, encoded by the exons ATGGAAACCGACGGCTACGATAATCGCGGCGCAGGCGCTAACCTCAACACTGACGATGACATCACCGTTACCTTCATGCCGCTGGTGGACAGTGAGAGGAAGCTGCTGCAGATCCACTTCCTGTCAGCACaagag atgGGCAGTGAGGAGCAGCAGGAGCGTCTGCTCAGGGATTGGCTGGACTGCTGTGTGACAGACGGAGGGATGTTGGCGGCGCTGCAGAAGAGCAGCAGACGGAGACATCACCCGCTCATCACACAGATGCTGGAGCAGTGGCTGGATGGGTACCGGCAGATGCACCCGTGTCCCACGCTCTCCGACGAAGAGGACGAGGAGGACGACGAAGACGAGTGA
- the LOC113112143 gene encoding NADPH:adrenodoxin oxidoreductase, mitochondrial-like, producing the protein MSLTVFTQTAQHERFSFHGNVNVGKDVTIDELRQAYHAVVLSYGAEGNRSMGIPGEDLPGVFSAKDFVGWYNGLPCNKELHPDLSCETAVILGQGNVALDVARILLAPVEMLKETDITQNSLEALANSKVRRVLIVGRRGPLQIACTIKELREMVNLPKVRADMLPADFKGIAEVLKDLPRPRKRLTELMMKAVKEGGDDKAEKCWGLRFFRSPVEVLAGADGKRATGIRLALNKLEGSGESARAEVTGQTEDVDCGLIISSIGYKSIPIDPAVPFDPRRAIVPNEMGRVQDTAGLYCSGWVKRGPTGVIATTMNDSFDTARVLIQDMEDGKLDLSVNKPGAKAITALLQTRGVRTVLFSQWEKINAEEEKRGRSLGKPREKLLDVDEMLKIAWS; encoded by the exons ATGTCATTAACAGTTTTTACTCAGACGGCCCAGCATGAACGATTCAGCTTCCATGGCAATGTGAATGTGGGTAAAGATGTGACGATTGACGAGTTACGACAAGCTTACCACGCTGTAGTGCTG AGTTACGGAGCTGAAGGAAATCGGTCAATGGGAATTCCAGGTGAAGACTTACCTGGCGTTTTCTCAGCTAAAGACTTTGTCGGATGGTACAACGGACTGCCCTGTAATAAAGAG CTGCATCCAGATCTCAGCTGTGAGACCGCTGTGATTCTTGGACAGGGGAATGTGGCCCTGGATGTTGCCCGAATACTTCTGGCTCCTGTAGAAATGCTGAAG GAAACTGATATTACCCAGAATTCCCTAGAGGCATTGGCGAACAGTAAAGTGCGAAGGGTTTTGATCGTAGGCCGACGAGGACCTCTTCAAATCGCGTGTACCATCAAG GAACTCAGAGAGATGGTCAATCTGCCAAAGGTCAGGGCTGATATGCTGCCCGCTGACTTTAAGGGCATCGCAGAAGTTTTGAAAG aCCTTCCCAGGCCAAGAAAAAGACTGACAGAGCTAATGATGAAAGCCGTAAAGGAAGGAGGAGATGATAAAGCGGAGAAATGCTGGGGCTTGCGCTTCTTTCGCAGTCCAGTGGAGGTTCTCGCTGGGGCTGATGGGAAAAGAGCTACTGGAATCCGATTGGCTCTTAATAAGCTTGAG GGTTCAGGCGAGAGTGCGCGTGCAGAAGTCACCGGTCAGACGGAGGATGTGGACTGTGGCCTGATCATCAGCAGTATCGGCTATAAGAGCATTCCCATTGATCCCGCTGTGCCCTTTGACCCCCGAAGAGCCATCGTGCCCAATGAGATGGGAAGAGTGCAGGACACAGCAG GTCTGTACTGCAGCGGCTGGGTCAAACGCGGACCAACCGGCGTGATCGCAACCACAATGAACGACAGCTTTGATACGGCACGTGTTTTAATTCAGGATATGGAGGACGGCAAGCTGGATCTGTCAGTCAACAAACCAGGCGCCAAAGCGATCACTGCACTTCTGCAAACACGAG GTGTGAGGACGGTGCTTTTTTCACAGTGGGAGAAGATTAATGCAGAGGAGGAGAAAAGAGGCAGATCCCTTGGAAAACCCAGGGAAAAACTTCTGGATGTGGACGAGATGCTGAAGATCGCCTGGTCCTGA